In Desulfosporosinus youngiae DSM 17734, the genomic stretch TTGCTCCCGCCAACATCTGACGTACAAATCGTTCATGCCCGGGAACATCAATCATCCCAACTTGCCGGCCGCTTGGAAGCATCATATGGGCAAACCCCAACTCGATAGAGATCCCTCTTTGCTTCTCCTCTTTTAAGCGATCCGTTTCCATCCCGGAAAGAGCCCGAATCAATTCGGTTTTGCCGTGGTCCACATGCCCGGCTGTACCTACTAAATAATGTCGATCATCCATTTTTGTTCCCCTTATTTACTTGGCTTAGACCACAAATTCTTCATAGCTGGTAATTTTGCATGATCTTCACGAACAAAGTCCTCATCACGGCTAAGGAACTGCTTGTAATCCAACTTCACATATGTACTCAATTGGATATCATTCCAAGTTAACTATAGCAAAAAACTCTCTTGTAAACAAATTCTTTTTCGTCGTCCAATCCTCTTTAAATTCCTCTGAACTAAGTTTTCTATCCGCTGTAGATCCGACACTTATCTTCTGAGCCAGTAGTAAAGAATCGCCGGCATAAAAATCAGTCCTAAATAACCAAATAAAGGATAGACAAGCTGCACTATCTGAGAAAATTTCACCCCTGCTGTAGGGATCAGCAGAAGAAATACTATAAATGCTGCCTTACCATAACTCAAGCCTCCAGATTCAGCCACTCTGCTTATCAGACTAAACCCATTTCCTACTGCCGCAGTAATCATGGCTAACCATAAAACCACAACATAGAAAAAGGCAGGCCAATCCCCTAACTTACCCGCAATCCCTACCATAGGAATTTCCAGACCCAATATATCCGGATAACGCAGTAAAGCCGATCCTATAGAAAAAGCAAATAGCCCGAGAGCAATCCCACCCAAAAGCGCTCCTAAACGAGCACCGGCCTTTTGAACCTCTCGCCCCAGTGATGCAAATACCACCATAGCTAAGGTCAGGTTAAAGGAAACATATAAGATCGCCGAAACTGCCCAATTGCTGACAATTGGATTTGGCAGCATCTTGACGTTTTCGCTATCCACCGAAGTAGTGGCAAATATTGCAATTGTTGCAATTCCTAAGCAAAATACGAACTTTAAAGGTATCAGGACTGAATTAATCCATAGAACTCCTTCACCCCGATACAATAAGGCTAAGGCTATAACAGATCCTGTCAAGATAATCCCTAACCACCTGGAAAATCCAAAATACTCCTCAAAAAGAGCCCCACTTCCGGATATCATGGCCAGCATTCCTACAAACAAAAGGATACTGACCAGCTTATCAGCCCATTTCCCCAAGCCCGGCCCCAGTAAACGGTTAAAGAATTGCTTATAGGAAGAGATCTTCCATCGTTCTTGAAGATCTAACATACCCCAACCCAGAAGAGAAAATAATACCGAACTCAGAACAACCCCAATTAATCCCCAATACCCGAAGCGCGCAAAGAATTGCTGAATTTCTTGACCGGAAGCAAAACCAGCCCCCATGACCGCGCCAATATAAGTTGCCGCAACCTGAAACGATACTTTCCACCGCATGATTACTCCCTCCTGCCATCATGCTTATGGGCAGAATGCGAATCTCATGCATAAAAACAAGGCTATTTGGGAAATAATTTAATGAATGATTTATTGTAAGGGGGCAGCTTGTGAGTTTGTTTTCATTATTGACTGAGACTAAAAAAATTAAAGCGCATGTTGATGATTATGCTGCCAAAGCAAAACTGGAAGAACATCTTTCAGATCTTTTTGCTTCTACACACAAACGTCCTGCAGTAATTCTGTGTATCGGAACCGATAGATCAACTGGTGACGCTTTAGGTCCATTGATTGGGACACATCTTTCCCGGCTCAAACTGCCTCAACTTCATGTCTATGGAACATTGGATGATCCTGTACATGCAACGAACCTGGAGCATAACATACTTACAATTAAGAATAACTTTATTAATCCTTTTATTATCGCAGTTGATGCTTGTCTTGGCCGTTTAGATTCTATCGGCTGCATCACACTTGCTCAAGGACCCTTGAAACCTGGAGCAGGCGTGAACAAAAAACTTCCAGAAGTTGGAGAAGTTCATATGACCGGCATTGTAAATGTCGGTGGTTTTATGGAATACATGGTGTTGCAAAATACCAGGCTCAACTTAGTCTGGAGAATGTCAGAAAATATTAGTTCTCTTATAACTCGCTCATACTTAAGAACCCATATAAAACAATAATGACATCCTTAGCAGAAAGATTTAAAGATTTAAATCTTTTGCCCGATCATCGCTTTTGCGACGACTTCTTTTTCTTCATCCGAAAGTAAATACGTAGACTGTCCTCCACTTATTGGTTTGGCATAAACTCTTGCTTCCTCACGACTATGGATAGAACTAAGTACAACTCCATCTCCCTCTTGATTCAAGAGTGCGAAAGCAAAGCTTAAGTCGCTGCCTACATCTTCAAATGCTCTGAAACGAATTAATTCAGCCCGATCTATGCCGGCTTTCAATTTGACTTCAATTGGATTGAGCCTTACTTTGCATTCCTCTAGATTCTGTTCCAGTTTACTTAATTTATCTTGATACTCTTGAAGTAAGATATCCATTTGTTTGCCATTCACAAAGGTTTGTAAGCTTATATAGGATGCCTCAAATCGCTTCATTCGACCATAAAGCAAAATTGTAATTACGGAGAGTAAGAGCAATACAATAGCCATAATACAAGCAGCCCACCAATATAAGGGCATAATACTTTCAATTGTCACCAATAATCACCTGGTTTTTAAAATTGAACAATTCAACTTTCTTTGTCGACTAACAAAGTGGTAGTGCATTGCAAAGAATACTTTTCATTGACTACCTTTAACCAGGTATATTCACTTCCTTCCAGATAAAGTTTTACTATACTATAAGTTTAATATTATCAGAACGTTGGTCTTAATTAATCCTAAATTTCTTACCCTCCTAAA encodes the following:
- a CDS encoding YkvI family membrane protein; this encodes MRWKVSFQVAATYIGAVMGAGFASGQEIQQFFARFGYWGLIGVVLSSVLFSLLGWGMLDLQERWKISSYKQFFNRLLGPGLGKWADKLVSILLFVGMLAMISGSGALFEEYFGFSRWLGIILTGSVIALALLYRGEGVLWINSVLIPLKFVFCLGIATIAIFATTSVDSENVKMLPNPIVSNWAVSAILYVSFNLTLAMVVFASLGREVQKAGARLGALLGGIALGLFAFSIGSALLRYPDILGLEIPMVGIAGKLGDWPAFFYVVVLWLAMITAAVGNGFSLISRVAESGGLSYGKAAFIVFLLLIPTAGVKFSQIVQLVYPLFGYLGLIFMPAILYYWLRR
- the yyaC gene encoding spore protease YyaC, whose protein sequence is MSLFSLLTETKKIKAHVDDYAAKAKLEEHLSDLFASTHKRPAVILCIGTDRSTGDALGPLIGTHLSRLKLPQLHVYGTLDDPVHATNLEHNILTIKNNFINPFIIAVDACLGRLDSIGCITLAQGPLKPGAGVNKKLPEVGEVHMTGIVNVGGFMEYMVLQNTRLNLVWRMSENISSLITRSYLRTHIKQ
- a CDS encoding DUF4446 family protein, translated to MTIESIMPLYWWAACIMAIVLLLLSVITILLYGRMKRFEASYISLQTFVNGKQMDILLQEYQDKLSKLEQNLEECKVRLNPIEVKLKAGIDRAELIRFRAFEDVGSDLSFAFALLNQEGDGVVLSSIHSREEARVYAKPISGGQSTYLLSDEEKEVVAKAMIGQKI